The following is a genomic window from Synechococcus sp. MW101C3.
TGGATTCCGGCGTTCCGATTGTGCGCAGCCTGACTCTGCTCGCTGCTCAGCAGAAGAATCCAATCTTCAAGCGCGCTCTACAGGCCATCAGTGTCGAAGTCAGTCAGGGTGAAACCCTGGGCAGCTCCATGCGCAAATGGCCAAAGGTGTTCGATCGTTTGAGCATTGCCTTGATCGAAGCGGGTGAGGTCGGGGGTGTGCTTGATGAATCACTGAAGCGATTGTCACTCTTGCTTGAGCAGACCTCCAGACTCCAGAACCAGGTGAAGGGGGCCCTGGGATACCCAGTTGCGGTGCTGGTGATCGCTATAGCTGTTTTTCTGGGGATGACTATCTTCTTAATCCCAACATTTGCGGGCATCTTCGATCAGCTGGGTGCCGATTTACCGCCATTCACCCAATTCATGGTGGACCTCAGCGCTTTACTGCGCTCGCCTTTCTCGATTTACTTGACGGGAATCATCATTCTTGCTGTCATCCTTTTTAGCAAATACTACACAACTCCGCTAGGTAGACGGCAAGTAGATGCAGCCATTCTGAAGATTCCCCTGTTTGGTGATCTCATCCAAAAAACGTCAACGGCGCAATTTTGCCGCACCTTCAGCTCCCTCAGCCGTGCCGGAGTTCCCATCCTCCAGTCACTTGAAATCGTGCGCGACACCGTGGGGAACAGCATTCTCTCTGACGCTATTGACAATTGCCGCGGGGAGCTTCAGAACGGCGTCCTGCTGAGTACCGCCCTCTCCCGCAAGCGCGTCTTCCCCGAAATGGCGTTGAGCATGCTGGTGGTGGGAGAAGAAACTGGTGAGATGGATTCCATGCTCGCCAAAGTAGCTGACTTCTATGAAGATGAGGTTTCAGCTGCGGTAAAAGCGCTCACCTCCCTACTAGAGCCCGCCATGATCGTGCTCGTTGGCATCATCGTGGCTTCGATTCTGCTGGCCATGTATCTGCCAATGTTCTCCATTTTTGAAAAGATCAGATAGATCATTACAAGAGGAAGATCAGCCGTTGGCCATAGGGGTGGGCAAGCTGATTGCAGGCTCTCTCAATGTTTCTCATTCAGAAGAAGTGGCCCTAGCCAGGAACGCTGGATGATCAACGCCTAGTTCGCAGCTGTCGCAAGCTTCGCCTGCTGGGCGATCGCCTGTCCCGCCAGCCAACCGGATGTCCAGCAGTGCTGGAAGTTGAAACCGCCGGTCACCCCATCCACATCCAGCAGTTCGCCGGCAAGGAACAGGCCTGGCTGCTTACGGCTCTCCATCGTGGCCAGGTTCACCTCGCCCAGGGCCACTCCGCCTGCGGTGACGAACTCTTCACCGAACGGGCCCCGGCCACTGACCGCATACCGACTGGCCCGCAGCCCCTCCAGCAGCCGGCGCTGGTCGGCCTTGCCGAAATCCGCCCAGCGCTTCTGCCCGTCCACCCCATGCCGCTCAAGCAGATGCAGCCACAGGCGCCGGCTCAACTCCGGCCAGGGTCTGCAGGCCGCCAGCTGCCGGCGGGGCTGGTCCCGGCGGCAGGCCGCCAGCAGCGCCTCCACATCCGCGGCGGAGCGGCCTCCGCACCAGTTCACCGTCAAGCTGGCCTGGTAGCGATGGTCCTTGAGGGCACGGGCCGCAAAGGCGGTGAGGCGCAGGGTGGCAGGGCCGCTGAGCCCCCAGTGCGTGAGCAGCACGATGCCGCCCTGGCGAAAGCGTTCCCCTCCCGGCACGTCCAGCTCCAGTTCCACCGGATCCATCACCACGCCACTGAGCGCCGCCAGGGGATTGGCCTCCAGCGCGAGGGTGAACAGCGAGGGCACCGGGGGCACCAATTGATGGCCAAGCCCGGCGGCCAGCTGGCGTCCGCTGGGGTGGCCGCCGGTGGCCAGCAGCAACCTCTGGCACCGCAAGGGCTGCTCGCGGTGGCGCACCTGCAGGGCGAAGCCGCCCGCCGCTGAGGCCTCAGCCCCCCGCAGCGCGGCGCCACGCCAGACCGTGACACCGGCCGCCGCCGCCGCCGTTTCCAGGGTTCTGACCACGGAGCTGGAGCGGTTGCTGCGGGGAAACAGCCGCCCATCGGGCTCCTCCACCAGCTCAAGGCCATGGTCTGAGAACCAGCGCAGCGTGTCACCGGTGGCGAAGCGGCTGAAGGGCCCCAGCAGCGCCCGCGCCCCGCGGGGGTAGTGACCCACCAGGGCGCGCGGATCCCAGCAGGCATGGGTGACATTGCAGCGGCCGCCGCCGCTGATCAGCACCTTGCCGAGGGGTTGATCGGTGGCCTCCAGCAGCAGCACCCCCACCAGTCCGGCCTCCGCGGCCGTGATCGCGGCCATGTAGCCGGCCGGGCCACCACCGGCCACCACCAGGGGGCACTCAGAAGGCAGCATGGGGAGATGGCAGAGGGTGAGTTGCAGGTGGGGCGGAAGCTGCCCGCGCACCGGTTCAGTGTGGCGCCGATGATGGACTGCACCGACCGGCACTTCCGGGTGCTGATGCGGCAGATCACCCGCTGCAGCCTGCTCTACACCGAGATGGTGGTCGCCCAGGCGCTCCACCATGGCCGGCGGGAACGGCTGCTGGATTTCGACCCCAGCGAAAAGCCGCTGGCCCTGCAGGTGGGCGGGGATGACCCCACGCTGCTGGCGGAGGCCGCCGGCCTGGCCGCCGCCTGGGGCTACGACGAGATCAATCTGAATGTGGGCTGCCCCAGCGAGAAGGTGCAGAAAGGCCGCTTCGGGGCCTGTCTGATGGCGGACCCTGAGCAGGTGGCCCGTTGTGTGGAGGCGATGGCCGCGGCCAGCCCCTTGCC
Proteins encoded in this region:
- a CDS encoding type II secretion system F family protein, translating into MASFLATYTTSRGNTKELRVSAVDLATARRDLRKRGILPTTLQAVGSSSPSPLAKAKTRSTPTVQFIATYSGRDGKPKKLKLAAVDMTAARSELRRRGITATKLVQDFARAASQGGEKQQDGSLLNKEINLGPLFEQSPGVKDKALFASKLAALVDSGVPIVRSLTLLAAQQKNPIFKRALQAISVEVSQGETLGSSMRKWPKVFDRLSIALIEAGEVGGVLDESLKRLSLLLEQTSRLQNQVKGALGYPVAVLVIAIAVFLGMTIFLIPTFAGIFDQLGADLPPFTQFMVDLSALLRSPFSIYLTGIIILAVILFSKYYTTPLGRRQVDAAILKIPLFGDLIQKTSTAQFCRTFSSLSRAGVPILQSLEIVRDTVGNSILSDAIDNCRGELQNGVLLSTALSRKRVFPEMALSMLVVGEETGEMDSMLAKVADFYEDEVSAAVKALTSLLEPAMIVLVGIIVASILLAMYLPMFSIFEKIR
- a CDS encoding NAD(P)/FAD-dependent oxidoreductase, coding for MLPSECPLVVAGGGPAGYMAAITAAEAGLVGVLLLEATDQPLGKVLISGGGRCNVTHACWDPRALVGHYPRGARALLGPFSRFATGDTLRWFSDHGLELVEEPDGRLFPRSNRSSSVVRTLETAAAAAGVTVWRGAALRGAEASAAGGFALQVRHREQPLRCQRLLLATGGHPSGRQLAAGLGHQLVPPVPSLFTLALEANPLAALSGVVMDPVELELDVPGGERFRQGGIVLLTHWGLSGPATLRLTAFAARALKDHRYQASLTVNWCGGRSAADVEALLAACRRDQPRRQLAACRPWPELSRRLWLHLLERHGVDGQKRWADFGKADQRRLLEGLRASRYAVSGRGPFGEEFVTAGGVALGEVNLATMESRKQPGLFLAGELLDVDGVTGGFNFQHCWTSGWLAGQAIAQQAKLATAAN